One Paenarthrobacter aurescens TC1 DNA window includes the following coding sequences:
- a CDS encoding putative transcriptional regulator, MarR family (identified by match to protein family HMM PF01047) produces MGEKPVDHVALAVCMIDISSDIRRKSLNETGLRPISNGVLEILRVVESHPGVTVAEVAARLGRQLSNVSVQLRELVAAGLVTRVKDVADKRYVSLHPTDESKRIKSLLEGAWADALTKASDRLLPEEREKIAASLPALERLASFLAEPEHH; encoded by the coding sequence ATGGGAGAAAAGCCAGTGGACCATGTGGCGTTGGCCGTCTGCATGATCGATATCTCGTCCGACATTCGGCGTAAGTCGCTCAACGAGACCGGCTTGCGCCCCATTTCGAACGGTGTGCTGGAAATTCTCCGCGTCGTTGAGAGCCACCCCGGAGTCACTGTTGCCGAGGTGGCCGCGCGTTTGGGTCGGCAACTGAGCAACGTGAGCGTCCAGCTGCGCGAGCTCGTGGCGGCCGGATTGGTCACGCGGGTCAAGGATGTTGCAGACAAGCGATACGTTTCCCTCCACCCCACGGACGAATCCAAGCGCATCAAGTCGCTCCTGGAAGGAGCATGGGCTGACGCGCTGACGAAGGCCAGCGATCGGCTGCTTCCCGAAGAGCGTGAAAAAATCGCGGCCAGCCTGCCCGCCCTGGAG
- a CDS encoding putative methyltransferase, whose translation MINQQQLWDDEAAGQYDTPGEGMFSPEVLGPTVEVLSGLAKGGSAVEFAIGTGRVAIPLSEAGIPVSGIELSHAMIARLREKVGEHRIPVVQGDMTGARAGENFSLAFLVFNTIANLLTQEEQIRCFENAARHLIPGGRFVIELWVPQLRSLPPGHGGTVEVAQPGYLLVDTYDVLRQHVISHHVHFGPELTDGHEARVGRTPHRYIWPSELDLMARLAGFELESRWADWDRSEFTAESRSHVSVYRLIER comes from the coding sequence ATGATCAACCAGCAACAGCTCTGGGACGACGAAGCCGCCGGCCAGTACGACACTCCTGGCGAGGGGATGTTCTCTCCCGAGGTCCTGGGCCCCACAGTCGAGGTCCTGTCCGGGCTCGCCAAGGGAGGTTCCGCCGTCGAATTCGCGATCGGTACCGGTCGCGTGGCCATCCCCCTTTCGGAAGCCGGGATCCCGGTCAGTGGGATCGAGCTGTCCCACGCGATGATCGCGCGTCTCCGTGAAAAGGTGGGCGAGCACCGGATCCCAGTGGTGCAGGGGGACATGACCGGGGCCCGGGCCGGCGAGAATTTCTCTTTGGCTTTCCTCGTGTTCAACACCATCGCCAATCTCCTTACCCAGGAAGAGCAAATCCGGTGCTTCGAGAACGCTGCCCGGCACCTGATACCTGGCGGACGCTTCGTCATTGAGCTCTGGGTGCCGCAACTGCGTTCGCTGCCGCCCGGACACGGCGGAACTGTGGAGGTGGCTCAACCCGGATATCTCCTGGTGGACACCTACGATGTGCTGCGCCAACACGTCATCTCACATCACGTGCACTTCGGCCCGGAGCTTACGGACGGGCACGAGGCGCGGGTGGGGCGGACGCCGCACCGCTACATCTGGCCTAGCGAGCTCGATCTCATGGCACGGTTGGCCGGATTCGAGCTCGAATCCAGGTGGGCGGACTGGGACCGCAGCGAGTTCACCGCCGAGTCCCGGAGCCACGTGTCGGTGTACCGGCTCATTGAACGCTAG
- a CDS encoding putative phenylalanyl-tRNA synthetase domain protein: MPTYLSPDELHNALKVRDLSNPDHRPHAMQLLLRDVVRALRDKGDVTARTIRHSPLVSVADNYDRLGFSPADVTRDQRYSRYISPTVMLRSHTSASIPSLLRGLDPEGSIDELWAIPGLVYRRDSIDRTHVGTPHQVDLWRVSSRTALSPRHLQDMVEALVTAVLPGADWRAVPAVHPYTHRGLQIDVRMDGEWLELAECGLMSPKLFLDAGLEPGSWSGLALGMGLDRALMLRKGIPDIRLLRSADPRIQQQMMDLKPWEPVSPMPSISRDLSIVVGEDLDAELLGDRVRTALGDRAEDLESVELLALTPCGSLPPAAQERLRIREGQSNALIRVVMRPLTRTMTDRQANQIRDDVYLPLHEGPVKELIAG; the protein is encoded by the coding sequence ATGCCTACGTATTTAAGCCCGGACGAGCTTCACAACGCCCTGAAGGTCAGGGACCTCTCCAATCCTGATCACCGCCCCCACGCCATGCAGTTACTCTTGCGGGACGTGGTGCGTGCCCTGCGCGACAAAGGGGACGTGACGGCTCGGACCATCCGCCACAGTCCCTTGGTCAGCGTTGCGGACAACTACGATCGGCTGGGTTTCAGTCCAGCAGACGTCACGCGCGACCAAAGATACTCCCGCTACATCAGCCCCACCGTCATGCTGCGCAGCCACACCTCAGCGTCCATCCCGTCGCTGTTGCGTGGTCTGGATCCTGAAGGGTCTATCGACGAGCTCTGGGCCATCCCAGGCTTGGTCTACCGCCGTGATTCCATTGACCGCACCCACGTTGGGACACCCCATCAAGTGGACCTGTGGAGGGTCAGTTCCCGCACGGCTCTGAGCCCGCGCCACTTGCAGGATATGGTCGAGGCCCTTGTGACAGCTGTGCTTCCGGGCGCGGACTGGAGGGCAGTTCCGGCTGTCCATCCCTACACTCACCGCGGCCTTCAGATCGATGTCCGTATGGACGGCGAATGGTTGGAACTCGCGGAGTGTGGGCTGATGTCGCCGAAACTTTTCCTGGACGCTGGTTTGGAGCCCGGGAGCTGGTCAGGGCTGGCCCTCGGGATGGGCCTGGACCGCGCGTTGATGCTGCGCAAAGGCATCCCCGACATCAGGTTGCTGAGGTCCGCGGACCCACGAATTCAACAACAGATGATGGACCTGAAACCTTGGGAGCCGGTCTCCCCGATGCCTTCCATCAGCCGGGATCTCTCGATTGTGGTTGGGGAAGACTTGGATGCTGAGTTGCTTGGCGACAGGGTCCGGACTGCGCTGGGAGACCGGGCCGAGGACCTTGAAAGCGTGGAACTGCTGGCCCTGACTCCCTGCGGGTCGCTTCCCCCGGCAGCGCAAGAACGGCTCCGCATCCGCGAGGGGCAGTCCAACGCCCTGATCCGGGTGGTGATGCGTCCTCTCACGCGGACCATGACGGACCGGCAGGCCAACCAGATCCGGGATGATGTCTACCTTCCCCTGCACGAAGGCCCGGTCAAGGAGCTCATTGCCGGTTAG
- a CDS encoding putative lipoprotein yields the protein MTRRLAALSAVPLLLLLVGCGAVEEAATNAASDAASKVATAAADEVTKQVCAVVQDGLVSVQDKQLLAGLVSAAGAAGVPAEITTPLNQIAEAGDEVPAESVQALKDACTP from the coding sequence ATGACTCGTCGACTTGCAGCACTGTCCGCCGTCCCCCTTTTGTTGCTGCTCGTCGGCTGCGGAGCCGTGGAGGAAGCAGCTACCAACGCAGCCAGCGACGCCGCATCGAAGGTGGCCACTGCGGCCGCCGACGAGGTGACCAAGCAGGTCTGCGCTGTGGTCCAGGACGGCTTGGTCAGCGTTCAGGACAAGCAACTACTTGCCGGCCTGGTCTCGGCAGCCGGAGCTGCCGGTGTCCCCGCAGAAATTACGACGCCGTTGAACCAGATCGCCGAAGCAGGAGACGAAGTGCCGGCTGAGTCAGTTCAGGCACTGAAGGACGCCTGCACGCCGTAG
- a CDS encoding putative integral membrane protein: MHDIAPPTRKEAHNMATRSSDLRRQIAVTVSLVVCIVGSMIGVGVFGGTPIAQAAGGALAADSTLLAPATPAFSIWSVVYTGLAAFTVWQWLPSQRANPRQRSLGWIVAGSMLLNAAWVLSVQAGWLLVSVVVILALLVTLVVAFLRYSHSRAGSWVEAVVVDGTLGLYLGWTSVAVCANIAAALKASGFGGFGLRPEIWSVAVLVVVAIVGIALAIKGHGRLALAAAIAWGLAWITVGRSTDAPESFPTAIAAAVAAALVLGAAITVRARAVLAER, from the coding sequence GTGCATGACATTGCACCGCCCACAAGGAAAGAGGCTCACAACATGGCAACTCGAAGCTCAGATCTTAGGCGGCAGATCGCAGTTACCGTGAGCTTGGTGGTCTGCATCGTTGGCTCGATGATCGGCGTCGGCGTGTTCGGCGGGACGCCCATCGCGCAGGCAGCCGGCGGCGCCTTGGCTGCGGACTCAACCCTTCTTGCGCCCGCGACACCGGCGTTCTCCATCTGGTCTGTGGTTTACACCGGGCTTGCCGCTTTCACGGTATGGCAATGGTTGCCTTCCCAGCGGGCTAATCCGCGACAGCGGTCGCTCGGCTGGATCGTTGCCGGGTCCATGCTCCTGAACGCGGCGTGGGTTCTGTCCGTGCAGGCCGGCTGGCTTTTGGTGAGCGTTGTGGTGATTCTGGCGTTGCTGGTGACTCTCGTGGTGGCCTTCCTTCGCTACAGCCACAGCCGTGCCGGCTCCTGGGTTGAGGCCGTTGTTGTTGATGGGACATTGGGGTTGTACCTGGGCTGGACCAGCGTGGCAGTGTGCGCCAACATCGCAGCTGCACTGAAGGCCTCTGGTTTTGGGGGCTTCGGGTTGCGCCCTGAAATCTGGTCCGTTGCTGTACTTGTGGTAGTAGCTATCGTCGGTATTGCCTTGGCGATCAAGGGCCACGGTCGCCTCGCCCTGGCGGCCGCCATCGCGTGGGGCCTAGCGTGGATCACCGTCGGCCGCAGCACTGACGCACCCGAATCATTTCCGACGGCGATCGCAGCCGCCGTTGCTGCCGCGCTGGTCCTTGGCGCGGCGATTACGGTACGGGCGCGGGCGGTGCTGGCCGAGCGGTAG
- a CDS encoding putative transcriptional regulator, MarR family (identified by match to protein family HMM PF01047) encodes MLVNQALRLSKEQRMDAEGHAKGYWYGKDPGQKAIAIDVLNALRDYRASEQAMRRRTRSSMGMGEKDLLALRYLFEAEAAGKVMKPKDLGDKLGITSASMTTLIDRLVESGHIRREPHPTDRRALILKATPGSDQEVRHTLGGMHRRMLDAACALSPDESQVVVNFLQHMREALDTIDEDPEDPEKSTAS; translated from the coding sequence ATGCTAGTGAATCAAGCTTTACGCTTATCGAAGGAACAACGGATGGACGCGGAAGGCCACGCAAAGGGCTATTGGTACGGCAAAGACCCAGGTCAGAAGGCCATAGCCATTGACGTCCTGAACGCCTTGCGGGATTACCGCGCCTCCGAGCAAGCGATGAGACGCAGGACCCGCTCGTCCATGGGCATGGGCGAGAAGGATCTGCTGGCCCTGCGCTATTTGTTCGAAGCCGAAGCTGCCGGCAAAGTAATGAAGCCGAAGGATCTGGGTGACAAGCTCGGCATAACGTCCGCGTCCATGACAACCCTGATCGATCGTTTGGTGGAGTCCGGCCATATTCGACGCGAACCTCACCCCACTGATCGTCGGGCACTGATCCTAAAGGCCACTCCCGGCTCGGACCAGGAAGTGCGGCATACCCTGGGTGGGATGCACCGTCGGATGCTGGACGCAGCATGCGCCTTGAGCCCTGACGAGTCGCAGGTAGTGGTGAATTTCCTGCAGCACATGCGCGAAGCACTGGACACGATCGACGAAGACCCTGAGGACCCTGAGAAATCCACAGCATCATGA
- a CDS encoding putative lycopene elongase (identified by match to protein family HMM PF01040) codes for MWLTRKRSGESNRAGNLKGLVPQALLASRPVSWINTAYPFAAAMLLTTREIDWVLIVGTFYFLIPYNLAMYGINDVFDYESDLKNPRKGGIEGALLQPRLHRPMLWLAAITNIPFLLVLAFAGGPAAWISLAVSAFAVVAYSVAGLRFKERPVLDSLTSSTHFVSPAVVGLALAGADVTPGLVILLAAFFLWGMAAHAFGAVQDIEPDRQAGIGSIATVIGARRTVRLAVGLWLVAGLAMLATPWPGPLAAIIAIPYIVNCAPYWKVMDTTAARTNVAWRRFIWLNYGSGFLVTLIFILQWSLTS; via the coding sequence ATGTGGCTGACGCGCAAACGTTCCGGTGAATCCAACCGTGCGGGCAACCTCAAAGGCCTCGTCCCCCAGGCATTACTCGCATCCCGACCAGTCAGTTGGATCAACACCGCCTACCCGTTCGCCGCGGCCATGCTCCTCACCACCCGGGAAATCGACTGGGTCCTGATCGTGGGTACTTTCTACTTCCTGATCCCCTACAACCTGGCCATGTACGGCATCAACGACGTCTTCGATTACGAGTCGGACCTCAAGAACCCGCGCAAAGGCGGCATCGAAGGCGCGCTCCTCCAGCCGAGGCTCCATCGCCCCATGCTGTGGCTCGCAGCCATCACCAACATTCCGTTCCTACTGGTACTGGCATTCGCGGGCGGACCCGCCGCCTGGATCAGCCTGGCCGTGAGTGCATTCGCAGTGGTGGCCTACTCCGTCGCCGGACTCCGCTTCAAGGAACGCCCGGTCTTGGACTCGCTGACGTCCAGCACGCACTTCGTCAGTCCCGCCGTCGTCGGCTTGGCGCTGGCTGGCGCCGACGTGACGCCGGGACTGGTTATCCTGCTGGCCGCCTTCTTCCTCTGGGGAATGGCCGCCCACGCTTTCGGCGCCGTCCAGGACATCGAACCCGACCGGCAGGCCGGCATCGGCTCCATAGCAACAGTCATCGGTGCCCGCCGGACGGTGAGGCTCGCCGTCGGCCTCTGGCTTGTTGCGGGCCTCGCAATGCTGGCCACGCCGTGGCCCGGGCCGCTCGCCGCGATCATCGCCATCCCGTACATCGTCAATTGCGCCCCGTACTGGAAGGTGATGGATACGACGGCGGCACGCACCAATGTGGCTTGGCGGCGGTTCATCTGGCTCAACTACGGTTCAGGATTCCTGGTGACGCTCATTTTCATCCTGCAATGGAGCCTCACGTCATGA
- a CDS encoding putative phytoene desaturase (identified by match to protein family HMM PF01266; match to protein family HMM PF01593; match to protein family HMM TIGR02734), which produces MTRTVVIGGGIAGLATAALLAHEGHEVQLLEQRDHVGGRAGSLERDGFRWDTGPSWYLMPGVFDHFFNLLGTSTAEQLDLRTLSPAYRIFSEPNHDGVRPDPLTIPLGSDQVLETFESVEPGSSKELASYLVSARHTTEMAERFFLYNPFTKMQALLQPEVVRSLPKLAQLLLTPLDKYVSQRFQHPVLRQVLGYPAVFLGTSPSAAPAMYHLMSALDLGDGVQYPMGGFRALVERLEALAVDAGVRIHIGAEALKITTREATHPKKLGRFDGLNLPSGLTGKDSREVTGVKWRDSSGAEHYSVADLVVSGADLHHTETQLLGVRDRSYNKKYWQSRTSGPGAVLVMLGVKGSLPDLPHHSLFFTRDWEANFASIFGDDPSIPDPASIYVCKPSATDAGVAPQDHENLFVLVPIPADPSLGGGGADGSGDVMIERTADAAIDQISQWANIPDLRERVVARHTIGPADFARDYNSWRGGMLGPAHTLRQSAMFRAQNASKRVRGLYYAGATTAPGVGVPMCLISAELVLKRIRGDHSTGPITVRPVASRIG; this is translated from the coding sequence ATGACCCGGACAGTAGTGATCGGCGGTGGCATCGCTGGGCTTGCCACCGCCGCGCTCCTCGCCCACGAAGGACATGAGGTCCAGCTCCTTGAGCAACGCGACCACGTGGGCGGCCGTGCAGGCAGCCTCGAACGGGACGGCTTCCGTTGGGACACCGGCCCCTCCTGGTACCTGATGCCGGGCGTCTTCGATCACTTCTTCAACTTGCTCGGTACCAGCACCGCCGAACAGCTGGATCTGCGCACCCTCAGTCCTGCGTACCGCATCTTCAGCGAACCAAATCACGACGGCGTGCGGCCGGACCCGCTGACAATCCCCCTCGGCAGCGACCAGGTTTTGGAGACCTTCGAAAGCGTTGAGCCCGGCAGCTCCAAGGAACTCGCGTCCTACCTGGTTTCCGCCCGGCACACCACCGAAATGGCTGAACGGTTCTTCCTTTACAACCCGTTCACCAAAATGCAGGCGCTGCTCCAGCCGGAGGTTGTGCGCAGCCTCCCCAAGCTCGCACAGCTACTCCTGACACCCCTGGACAAGTACGTTTCCCAGCGGTTCCAGCATCCGGTGCTCCGGCAAGTGCTTGGCTATCCCGCGGTTTTCCTGGGCACCAGCCCTTCCGCTGCTCCGGCGATGTACCACCTGATGAGTGCCTTGGACCTGGGCGACGGCGTGCAGTACCCGATGGGTGGGTTCCGGGCTCTGGTTGAGCGGCTCGAAGCACTGGCCGTCGACGCCGGAGTGCGGATTCACATCGGCGCGGAAGCCCTCAAGATCACCACCCGCGAAGCGACCCACCCCAAGAAACTCGGGCGATTCGACGGCCTTAACCTTCCCTCCGGTCTCACCGGCAAAGACAGCCGGGAAGTCACCGGTGTGAAGTGGCGTGACAGTTCCGGGGCCGAGCACTACAGTGTTGCCGACCTAGTGGTCTCCGGCGCTGACCTGCACCACACCGAAACCCAGCTGCTCGGCGTCAGGGACAGGAGCTACAACAAAAAGTACTGGCAGAGCCGCACCAGTGGTCCCGGCGCCGTGCTGGTGATGTTGGGAGTGAAGGGTTCGCTGCCGGACCTGCCTCACCATTCCTTGTTCTTCACCCGTGATTGGGAGGCGAACTTCGCCTCGATCTTCGGTGACGATCCGAGCATTCCCGATCCTGCGTCCATATATGTCTGCAAACCCAGCGCCACCGATGCCGGTGTCGCACCACAGGACCACGAGAATCTCTTTGTCCTGGTTCCCATCCCCGCCGACCCCTCGTTGGGAGGGGGCGGAGCCGATGGCAGCGGCGATGTGATGATCGAACGAACTGCCGACGCCGCCATTGACCAAATCTCTCAGTGGGCCAACATCCCGGATCTCCGCGAACGAGTGGTGGCCAGGCACACCATTGGGCCGGCCGACTTCGCCCGCGATTACAACTCGTGGCGCGGCGGCATGCTGGGACCCGCACACACACTCCGGCAAAGCGCGATGTTCCGGGCACAAAATGCCTCCAAACGTGTTCGAGGCCTTTACTACGCCGGCGCCACAACTGCTCCGGGCGTTGGCGTACCCATGTGCCTCATCAGTGCCGAACTGGTCCTTAAACGGATCCGCGGCGATCACAGTACCGGCCCTATCACTGTGAGGCCTGTAGCTAGCAGGATTGGCTAA
- the crtB gene encoding phytoene synthase (identified by match to protein family HMM PF00494) codes for MSVAADTSFTHFTRTAERAANQVISAYSTSFGLACRLLGSRHRQHVRNIYALVRVADELVDGVTAEAGLSYQEQCDALTHFIAETHRAVKLGYSSDLIIHAFAQTARTAGIDDSLIDPFFDSMRMDLGERSEAPAAPLRFDSDAHDGYVHGSAEVVGLMCLRVFMRDENIDDGDAAALEYGASRLGAAFQNINFLRDLADDTTRLGRSYLGTSDHLEDRDRMEWVSTIRAQLADANAVIPMLPRDARAAVRSALALFQALTDRIEQTTVDELYRHRVRVPDAVKAGLAARAVASTWMELHR; via the coding sequence ATGAGCGTCGCCGCGGACACCTCGTTTACGCATTTCACCCGGACGGCCGAACGTGCCGCCAACCAAGTCATCTCCGCGTACTCCACCTCGTTCGGTTTGGCGTGCAGGCTGTTGGGATCCCGACACCGCCAACACGTCCGCAACATCTACGCCTTGGTGCGGGTGGCCGACGAACTCGTGGACGGCGTGACGGCGGAAGCCGGCCTGAGCTACCAAGAGCAGTGCGACGCCCTGACGCACTTCATCGCTGAGACGCACCGGGCCGTCAAGCTCGGCTACAGCAGCGACCTCATCATCCACGCGTTCGCTCAGACAGCCCGGACCGCCGGAATCGATGATTCGCTCATCGATCCGTTCTTTGATTCCATGCGCATGGATCTCGGCGAGCGAAGCGAAGCGCCGGCGGCGCCCCTGCGCTTCGATTCCGACGCCCACGACGGTTATGTCCACGGTTCCGCCGAAGTTGTCGGACTGATGTGCCTGCGCGTCTTCATGCGGGATGAGAACATCGACGACGGCGACGCCGCGGCTTTGGAGTACGGCGCCAGTAGGTTGGGCGCTGCTTTCCAGAACATCAACTTCCTGAGGGACCTGGCCGACGACACTACCCGCTTGGGCCGCAGCTACCTTGGCACCTCGGACCACCTTGAGGACCGCGACCGCATGGAGTGGGTCAGCACCATCCGGGCGCAGCTGGCCGATGCCAACGCCGTCATTCCGATGTTGCCCCGCGACGCCAGGGCTGCTGTCCGGAGCGCATTGGCGTTGTTCCAAGCCCTCACGGACAGGATCGAACAGACCACCGTGGACGAGCTCTACCGTCACCGGGTTCGTGTCCCGGATGCCGTGAAAGCCGGGCTCGCCGCCCGCGCTGTTGCCTCAACCTGGATGGAGTTGCACCGATGA